Genomic window (Phragmites australis chromosome 5, lpPhrAust1.1, whole genome shotgun sequence):
CGATGGCTCGTCCTAGTTCTTCCTCTACTGCTCAGCTACACTCTCGGGCGGATCATCTGCGGCGATGATTTCCGCTTCCATTCCACCAGCCGGAGCAAGAAGTCCATGACCTGCAAAAGGTGACATTTTTACTGAACTGATGCAACCAAAAGACATGAAATTTTGTATGGTACCTGCTGGTCAGGTCAACGAAGTTTACCTCGCTTGGGTCCTGGAGAGAGTAGGAGGCGTTGGTCTCCTTGGGGCACTTGGAAACAAGGATTCCGAAGCCTTGACACCTTTTCCTCAACACCTGCCATTGTTCCAGTACAAGAAAATTACGATCAACTTGaataaaataaacaaatagAACAGTCGAAATCACCAAGAGTGAGCAGAGCCTAAACAAGTTCTTGTTGATGCGCTGTACCTTGAAAGCATCCTCGTCGGTGCGGTCGTCACCGATGTACACCGGGAGGACGTCGCTGCAGTGGGCGAATCCTGGAGAGGAATAGCAAATGGAGAGGAGTGTCATCAGCCGATTTTTTAGGACAGCGGAGTGATACGCCGTACGCAAGTACTGAATAAAAACCGAAACGAAAACGAGTGTGACGACACTGACATGCatgaatatatataaaatatcgGCAGGGAAAAACTAAAACGAAGACAAAGAGTTTGTCGTAATGCCCGTACCGAGCGATTCGAGCAGGAACTCCAAGGCCTTGCCCTTGTCCCACATAATGCTCGGACGGATCTCCAAAACCTTCCTCCCCTGGGTGAGTTTTAGCTTGGGGTAGTCCTTGATCACGGCCTTGACTTGCTCGGCCAAAGCATTCCATCTCTGCAAGGATCGAGAGGGAAGTGACTAAGAAAGATGATGAGGATAAATTAACCGCGCGTGTTGCAGCTAGCTGCTGTGTTACAGTGTATTATAAGCCCCGGCTCTCGCGTCGAAGCGGGTTGGCATCCCAAGATGGAGCAAGGCTTTGCCTACCTTTTCATCTACACATCTGAAGTGGACGGACAGGCAGAACTTGTTGTTCTCCACCTTGGCTCCAGGTGTGGATTTAGTTTTTTCCACCAGCGCCTTGTGCACCTGACAAAAATGGGATTCGCCGCGTGCGCCAATGTTAATCTCCTCGTGCATCAACTGAATACACCGCTAGGTAAGCAGAAATGGACAGGTGCTCTTCTCCTAGTTAATCCACATTAGCAAGGCTGGTCGATTGATTTTTGTATAGCATACCTCGTCTATCACGGGGAGGAACTCGCTTGCAGGCTGGCACAAGACCGACTCCGGCTGCGGATTGGCATGAGAGGGGCAGATTGATTAGCCAAAAGTCATGGAGAGGATTGAGGATGATTAGTGGTCGGGATGGGTGAACTCAAAGATAATACAGAGAGAAGAGCGAGCATACATTGGAGCTTGGTCCCTTGATGTCCATGCCATGGCTGCCGGCGTAGTAGAGCTCCGAGAGGCCGACGAAGCTGCGCACCTGCACCGCGCAAGAAGAAAGCCAAATCAGCATATGCACGCGCACGCGAGCTTGTCAAGTGTTTGAGGTATTGAGACAAGTGGCGCAGGCAATGTACCTTGTCGCGGCACCGCCCGCTCACGATCGCCGTCGGGAAGTGCTTCGCGACGTCGCGCACCGCCGTCCTCATCTGTGCACGCACACCGGAAGGGGAGAAACGTCAGTCAAGAATGAACACCCTTTCGGCCGGCGGCAACGAAAGCTAGTCTGTGCCTCGGCGCAGTACGATCCCTCACCGCGTCGCTCATGTAGGCCGCGTCGGGGTCGGGGACGATGGGTGAGAGCGTGCCATCGTAGTCCAGGAACATGACGATCTTCTTCCCCTTGGACGCGCTGGCGATCTGTTCGAACTTTCCCAGCGCGGACGGGTGCTTCCTCTGCTCAAACCAAGAGACAAAAGAAAGGTTAGCACCTGAAGGCAACAACCCATGCACCGTGCTATCCCACGACGCGTGTCAAGAAGACGAGCGCAACAAGGAACTCACCATCCAGGCCGAGAACTCGTCGACATTCGCGGCGGCGCGGGAGCGGGTGGGCGAGGAGGCGCGCATGGCGTCGACCCAGGTGCAGCtggccgagcgcgcggcggccgcggccaggTCGAGGTACGTCTGCCGCAGAGACATGGCGCCGGCAGCCGCGCCCCGGCAGGCCAAGAGGGCCGGGCTGGTGCCCGGCAGCGCCGCACCGGCCGCGATGCCCATCTCCGAAACGACCACGTCCTGGTTCGTCATGTGCTTCACTTCACCAACCGGCGAGGCAGGCAACACGCTCGTGCGATGCAAAGGCACGACCTTCTCGATTGTCTCGTCCCAACGCCGAAGCACTTAGACGAGACGAACAGCTAGCTACAGGACTTGGGAGTGTGTGCGCTTGCTTCTCTGAGCTTGAGGTGGGTGGAGGCGAAGTGCGGGAACTTATAGCTCGAGG
Coding sequences:
- the LOC133917723 gene encoding probable trehalose-phosphate phosphatase 4 — translated: MTNQDVVVSEMGIAAGAALPGTSPALLACRGAAAGAMSLRQTYLDLAAAAARSASCTWVDAMRASSPTRSRAAANVDEFSAWMRKHPSALGKFEQIASASKGKKIVMFLDYDGTLSPIVPDPDAAYMSDAMRTAVRDVAKHFPTAIVSGRCRDKVRSFVGLSELYYAGSHGMDIKGPSSNPESVLCQPASEFLPVIDEVHKALVEKTKSTPGAKVENNKFCLSVHFRCVDEKRWNALAEQVKAVIKDYPKLKLTQGRKVLEIRPSIMWDKGKALEFLLESLGFAHCSDVLPVYIGDDRTDEDAFKVLRKRCQGFGILVSKCPKETNASYSLQDPSEVMDFLLRLVEWKRKSSPQMIRPRV